In the genome of Dioscorea cayenensis subsp. rotundata cultivar TDr96_F1 chromosome 1, TDr96_F1_v2_PseudoChromosome.rev07_lg8_w22 25.fasta, whole genome shotgun sequence, one region contains:
- the LOC120262934 gene encoding auxin-responsive protein SAUR36-like, whose protein sequence is MTMKLLRVPSLKRMISSPRVDKLSDFNEYNTSSVAEKGHFFLYTSEGKRFMVPLAYLTNNVFKELLKISEEEFGLPGDDPITLPCDAASMEYMLSMLRRGVSEEVEKSLLSSIFISYKSTCSDLAIQNTQYLAVCSC, encoded by the coding sequence ATGACAATGAAGTTGCTGAGGGTTCCATCCCTTAAGAGAATGATCTCTTCACCAAGAGTGGATAAACTATCAGATTTCAATGAATACAATACATCATCTGTTGCAGAGAAGGGACATTTCTTTCTTTATACATCGGAGGGGAAGCGATTCATGGTTCCCTTGGCATATCTCACCAATAATGtcttcaaggagctcttgaagATATCTGAAGAAGAATTTGGGTTGCCAGGCGATGATCCCATCACATTGCCCTGTGATGCAGCATCAATGGAGTATATGCTGTCCATGCTGAGAAGAGGAGTATCTGAAGAGGTGGAAAAGTCATTGCTTAGCTCCATTTTCATTTCTTACAAATCAACATGCTCTGATCTTGCCATACAAAATACTCAATATCTTGCAGTTTGTAGTTGCTGA